The Rhinolophus sinicus isolate RSC01 linkage group LG07, ASM3656204v1, whole genome shotgun sequence genomic interval TGGCAAGTGGCCAGGAGCTTGGAGAGAGCAGTGCAGCGGGGCTGGCCTGGGCCAAGCCTGAGGTTTTTCCTGGAAGAGCTATGAGTTTGACGGGTGCTTCCTTCAGTTGAGCGGATAGAAAGGGATCCAGGTCGGGGCACAGTGCGAGCGGAGATATGCAAAAGGGTCTGCTTTTGGTCACCACTGAGATGCGCCTGGCCGAAACAGCACAGGACGGAGAATtgattctcctcctcctcctcgtcctccctcTCATCCCTTCCCTTGGCCTGTCCTTGTCCCTCCTCCTTCCGGGTCTTCTCCATGTATTTAGCTAGTGCCACTGTCTCAGGTACCAGGACGGGCATGGGCAACATCAGTGAACGAGACAGATAGGTCCCTGCATCCTGGGCATGTGAGATGCGCTCCGAGGGCCACTGAGCCATTTTACTCAGTGTCTTTTATAACAACACTTTGAGTTAACATGATAAGGTATTATTATGGAATGACTTATACAAAGTCATCCAGCTTGTTAATGGCACACGAGGACTCAGCCTGGAGGAGCCTTCCGCGCTTTACCCAAAGAGCTATGTGCCATCTAATGAATGACAGGAAAGTCCAGAGAGATGGTTTTGAATCCCTGGACTGCTGCTAATTAGCTGTGTTACCTTGAGCAAATGTTaaaccttccccccccccccatttttattGCGATATAATtgacagacagtgctgtgtaagtTTAATGTGCACAGCATAATGATTTGGCTCATATTGTGATGTTACCTGCTTGACTTCggcctcctcatctgtaaaatgggtgaacgttgcttgctttttctctctAGACTAAGATTTTTGTGGAGAATAAATGAGGTCGTTTTGATAATGCACATGCTGACGTTTAAAAGAATTAAccatcattttcttaaataagaataGGATTGAATCCAGTGTCGTGTCAGGTGTAAGGCAAGGGTAGGGAACCTTCCTTTAACATGGTTAGGCAACCAGAACGAGAGAGGCATTCAGGGGTTCTAATGCGTAAGAAGTGGTTGGTAGCCTTGTCTGGGAGGCAGAATTTTTAAGCAGTTTTGTTCTGTGACCGGACAGCCTCTTTGCTCCCTGGACTCCCAACCCCCCACCCGCTccattcttctcctctctctcggGCTTCCCTCCTCAGCCCCTTGCAAGGCTGgcccttcccttgccttttttttccagttgggGTTCCGATGGTTCCATTCTGGGCCTCTTCTCATTCTCTGCAGTTTTGACTTTTCCTTCAAAGAGAAACGAAACTTCCAGTTCCAGCTGCTCCCTTCCAGTGCCTACATGTCTGTTTCTGTCTGGATTGAGTGTTCCTGGAGGGCAGAGCTGAGCAGGATTTGTCTGTGTGTCTCCAAAGCCCTCAGGGAAAGTCAGGGCCCTGTGACCCAATGAgtggagacagagaaggggaTGCTGGAAGCCAGAGAAAGAGACAAGCTTACTAATGATGTTCCTAGCTCCCATTGATGGAGGCTTTTGCAGAGTGCTTTATATCCTGAATGGACAGATCACGGAACCTTGGGAGGGAGGTTCCCTtttacattttacagagaaggatgCTCAGAACGGCTATGTCacttgaccaaagtcacatagctaggaaGTGGCAAAGCCATGTCTGCCTGACCTTGCAGCTGTTGCCCTGATCCTGGCACTCCACTCCTGTGTCACTTGTTTCTGAGGGTCTGTGTCGGGTTGTGGTGGTCACCAGCAGCTTCCAAGGAGAAGTAGGCCACTACAGACTCGACCGCTGGGGCTTATCTGTCCCTGGGCCATTGCTCCACCACCCCTGTGCCTATTCCACTCTCTTCCTGGCCCCTCTTTTCTTCCAGCTCCTGGAACCCCAGTAATGAATCCTGGTAaccaccccttcctctcatctttgCAGGTACTTAACGAATTACCTGGCCAACCTCTTTGCAGGAGCCTGGGAGCCTCAGCCCGAGGGGCCCCTGCCTCTGGATATCCCCCAGGCATCCCCTCAGCAGGTGAATTGCCTCTCTTCCCTGGCGGAGGTCCTCACCTGGCAGGATGGCCTCTCCCTGAGTCAGTATTGGGGCCTTGATCTTCAGGGACCAATGGTGGCTCAGGGTCGGCTCTTTGGGCTCCATCTCACCCCAGGTTCAACGTTGTGTGGAGGTCCTGAGCCGGGCCAAAAGGCCCCTTATGGTGCTGGGGAGCCAGGCCCTGCTGCCCCCAACACCCACCGACAAGCTTCGGTGAGAAGCCTCAGTCCTGCTTTTACTATGCATTCCTGTTCCCTGGTCCCCTGGTGCCCTTTCCTCACTCACTTCTGTTCTACTTGGACCCAAAGGGCTGCTGTGGAGTCCCTCGGTGTCCCCTGCTTCCTGGGCGGGATGGCACGGGGCCTGCTGGGCCGCGGCCACCCCCTCCACATCCGGGAGAACCGCAGCACTGCCCTGAAGAAGGCAGATGTCATCCTCCTGGCaggtgggcctcagtttcctccttcccctcctctcccccccccagGACATCCCTCAGCCTGTAACCCTGCCCCTCCTAGTCTGGTACTCGTTGGCACCCCACCCTCATAATCACCCACTTTCTtacccctggccccaccccttcccctttcAAGGGTTTTGAACAACCCTCAACTTGAAATTCACGTGAACTCTTGCCAGGTTGCAGTTGTGTGCTGTGACCCAGCTTTGTGCAAAGGAGGACACTGCCCTACACAGTATTTGCGTTTGTGTGCATTATATAGCATTTATGGCACGTGCacatacatttttacataaaatgctTTGAAGCCTGCCAAGCACATAATAgttgtatcagttagctattgtTGTGTAATAACCATTCctaaactcagtggcttaaaatgcacatatttttcGAGACCCAGGAACAGGTGAGATGGTAGATCTGGTTTTGGCAGGTCTCATTCCGGAGTCTGCAGTcggggaggtgggagggcagcCGTGCGGATCCAGGCGGGGCTGGCTCAGATACCTGGGGGTTGGCTGGCTGTAGCTGGGCTGCAGTGGCCTCAGCTGGGATTCTGAGTTCTCTCACTTTCCCTGCCTCCATGTTCCTCCTTGCCCAGCAGGCGGCCTGGGCTGGTTAACTTGGCGGAGGATGAGAAATAcgcagggctggaggggcaagGTTATTAGAAAGAGAGTGGGAGCTGCAAGGCTCCTGGAAGCATGGTCTCAGGAATGCGTGCCAGCACTCCGGACATGTTCTGCTGGCCAGACCACGTTCTCAGGTCAGCCCAGTTTCAAGCGCTGGAGAGCTGCAAAGTCATTGCAGGTGGCACGGATCCAGGGAAAGGTGAAGAACAGGGGGACGCTTTTACATCTAGTGTGCCACGATGGACTAAGTAAGGTAGTGGGCACCCCCCCAGGACACTTGCCCTCCATCCACTGTCTCCCTGTCCTCCACCCCAGGAATTGTGTGTGACTTCCGCCTGTCCTATGGCCGGGTCCTCAGCCGTAGAAGCAAGATCATCATTGTCAACCGTAACCGGAAAGAGATGTTGATCAACTCAGACATGTTCTGGAAGCCCCAGGAGGCCGTGCAGGGTGAGCCCCCAGTGCCACCCCCCGCCCCACGCGTGCTCATCCTGGGCCTTCTCCTGCCTCTGCAGCAGCTGAAAGAGGCCGTCCTGCCAGACTCTGCCCCAGAGGGCTCCCTGTTGGCCAGAGACAAGTATTTGGCTCTCAGACTGGTGGGTGCTTCTGGATGAACAAATGGTGGGTGTGCGCCAGAGGGAAACCCTGGGAGTGTGCATGCGATCATGTCACCTAGCTGCAAACCTTCCCACACTGTCCACTGCTGTCAGGACGGAGAGTTCACTCCTTGGCCCCTGAGGCCTCTGTCATCCTGTCATAACCCCTTCACTCCCTTTCCATGGTCATTCTGTGCCCTGCTTTGCCCATCGTTCTAGGATGTTGACTTCCCTCAGTGTAGGTGACAGGCAACtcgtgtcagacagagaaatggCACCGTTGCATTTGTGTTTGGGAAGGTCCACTGTGGTAGCTGATGAGCAGCGAGTTGGAGGGGCCCGGGTGGTGGCAAGGGGCCTGTTATACAGGGTCAAGATGGAAATGACAGGCCTGAGGCAGGGATGGACAGGGAGAAGAAACTCAACTTCTCTGAGGCTCTAAGCTATCATTTCTGAATGGAAATGATGAAATCAcctgctcatttattcattccacacgCACTCTGTGTGTCTGGGTTGTAGAGACGAGCTTCATGGATGGAGGTGTTTGTAGTGATGTGTTTCAGGGCAGAATTGTTGGGACTGCATGCTCTGGGGTTTGACGGGGAGGCAGGTGACGAGGTCGGCTTGGGTTTCTAATCTGCTCCCTAAACCTTGCCCACCTTCTCACCCTGGTTGCCCTAACCTGGTTCCGACAGGCTCTGGGGGTGTGTTTTGCCCGTTTTTGCCCTAGGAGTGCCTTTGTCCTGCCTCATTGCCTCCTGCTCCAGGGCTGCTGTTGGCTTCCTCCTGTCTTTGGGCCTCTGGTGCTGGAAGGGCAGGACGAGGCCACCTCTCTGCAGCTGtgccctcttccttcctcaggaGACGTGGGCTCCTTCGTGGTGAAGCTGGTGGAGGGCCTTCAGGGCCAGACGTGGGCCTCAGATTGGGCAGAGGAGCTTCACCAAGCCGACCGGCAGAAGGAGCAGTCCTTTCGGTGGGGCCTGATGGAgtggatgtgggggtggggggttctggGCAGGCTCTGCTGATCTGCACTGCTCCGTTTCAGGGAGAAGGCAGAGATGCCTGTAGCCCAGCACCTGAACCCGGTGCGGGTGCTGCAGCTGGTGGAGGAAACTCTGCCTGACAACTCGATTCTGGTGGTGGATGGCGGGGACTTCGTGGGCACTGCTGCCCACCTGGTGCAGCCCCGTGGCCCCCTGCGCTGGCTCGATCCTGGTAAGGAAAGGCCTACGCCCGGGGCAGCTTGCACCAGCCAGTACCCTTCACAGCCACCTACTTTTGGTTCTCCTAGGGGCCTTTGGGACACTGGGGGTTGGTGCAGGATTTGCACTTGGGGCCAAACTGTGCCGGCCCGATGCTGAGGTGAGTCGGGACACTGGAGGCAGGAGGCTTGCTGCTTTTTGGGCCGTGAACCACCCCATTCACTCCCTGTCCCACCTCAGGTCTGGTGCCTGTTTGGAGATGGAGCTTTTGGGTACAGCCTCATCGAATTTGACACCTTCGTCAGACACAAGGTGACCGGGCTGCCCCAGGGAAAGCCTGGGATTCTGGGAGATGTCATCAGGGCTGGGCTCGGGGAGACGTTGCTTCTGTCTGGCCGAGGTCCTGTCTCTGCCCTCTGGCTGGCCGAGCCTGGGCGCTGAACGCTGCAGCCTGGCTTCATCCTTCCCCGCAGGTCCCAGTGATGGCCTTGATAGGAAATGATGCTGGCTGGACCCAGATTTCTCGGGAGCAGGTGTCCTGTCTGGGCAGCAATGTGGCCTGTGGCCTGGCCTACACTGGTGAGGGACTCGGGCAGGGTGGGTAGGAGGGAAGCTATTTCTGGCCCAGCTGGGTGTGTGTTTCTCTCTTGGGCTGACTgcatggtgggctgggcccctgCCACCATCTGACTTGACCTGCCCTTTTAGATTATCACAAGGCAGCCATGGGTCTGGGGGCCCAGGGTTTGCTGCTCTCACGGGAGAATGAGGATCAGGTGGTGAAGGTGCTACGTGATGCCCAGCAGCGGTGCCAAGAGGGCCACCCCGTCGTGGTTAACATCCTCATTGGAAGGACGGACTTCCGCGATGGCTCCATTGCCATGTAGGGCCTCATGGGCGCTATCCCTGGACTATGCCTAGCTGGCCTGGAGTCTTATCCTTGCCCGCCCTAGGCCTATCCCATGAGGCCCAATGATCCTACAACCTTCCTGATGacagggaggggcggggggggggggtgagagcTCAGAGGCCCCCTGGCAGTGCTAGAGAGCCCTTGGGTCTTTTTTTCTGCGGGCCCAGTTGTGCCCTTTCTCCCCTCTTTTACACACTGAATAAACCACCTCTGGTCCATGTGGGCCCAAGTACTCATTCCAGAACCTGTGCATATTGATTTATTGTCCACAACGATGGAAATGAGGGAAAGGTGGGGGAGACAGGAGGGGACCCTACTCTCCCACTGGAACTCTGGGACCCACTGAGGCACCAATACTGGGGATTTCAGGGTACCTGGCATTGTGAATCCTTTCCCCTCTCTATGGTCCCTGAAAGAGCCCCACATGCCCGCTCCAGACGTGTCCATGCACACTCTTCACACACACAGGCAATAAATATGTTCCGTACCAAAGTGCCCCCCGCCTGACACTTCAGGTGGGGCCCCTCCAAAAGGGAGGTCTTGTAAGTGCTCATTTTCTTCAGGGATGGGGAGGAAGAattggggaggggaagggccGGACTGCTATCTTCAATTGCTGGTTTGAGGCAAATGTGGGGTTTTCCCTGGAAGAGGGGAAACCATGTTTTTCTATAAGCCCCAAGCTGTCCCTATCCAGCCGGAGCCCCGCATAGCGGCTGCCCCTACGCTGCCCCAAACAGCACCTCCTGATAGTCCTCTGGCGGCCCAAGGGAGAAGCAGAGTGCAGTGCTCAAAGCTAATACTGATTTGGTTGGCAGCAGCAAAGGACTGGGGGATGTCTCACTATCCCAGGGTGATGCTCACAGTAACACCTAAAGGTGTTTCCCTGGCCTAGCGGAGGCAAGAGAGGCCAGCTCAGCAAGCGGGAGAAGCCCTTGGTGCTCACAAAAGACCGCCACACGACTGGTCCCGAGAACCCCCGTCCCTGGCCTTGGAAACCAGTGCCCAAATATTTAGCACTGGAAACAAGAAATAATTCTCAGTATGGGGCTGGCGGGTTGCCAGGCAACTCCTCAACAACCAGGAGCTAAGCCTGAGCGATATGTGTGGTCCCTCTCGGTAGTCAGGACACCGTCTTAGCAACCAGGAGCCCGGCCCTTAGGAATCGGGGTCCAGCCCGGCTCAGAGGCACACGTTGATCTGCTTGGAGAGTTCTCTCTCCAGGTCCAGGATGAGGGCGTCAAAGTCTTTGAGGTTCAGGTGCGGGTTGAAGGGCGCCTCGAAATCATCTTCGAAGTCAGCAGCGCCCCTCTGCTCTCCTGCCTCGTCCTCGTCTTCGCTGTCGCTGCCCGTCACGTGGTCGTAGTCTGGACTGGAGAGGAAGTCCCGCCCACAGGGCAGGAAGTCCCTTCCGCAAACGCTCCAATCGCCGGCATAGCGGTTGCTCGGAGGGCTCTCAGGACCGCTCCGGCCACGGGGCCGAGTCACGACTTCTGGGCTCGCCAGTGGCAAGTGCAGCTGCGGCTGTCGTTTGGGCCGCAGGTAGGGGGCGAGGTCCGGAGCCTCTGGGGATCTGTGGGGATctgcagagggagagggaaggcttGTGATGACGTCACGCACAGCGGCGGCACCCAGGTTTCTGAGTGGTGGTTCGGGTAGCCAGCCTGACTAGTTTGTTGAAAGGCAAGGCCTGCGACCGGCTCACGATTTCATTGGCTGAGCTGGTAGCTTAGGCAACCGGCCCTCTGATTGGCATATCAAGAGGCAGGGCCTCTGACCGCGTCAAGCATGGATTGGCTGGATCTGAACTGGTTGCTGAGGCAACTAGGTAGATGAGAGGGCGTGGCTTGCTTGAAATTCTAGACTCTGGCCGCCCGAAAAAGCATCGCCTGTAGTGACCTGGCCAGGATTGGCGGCGGGGGCCAGGGGCGGACTCACCTGGCCAAGCCTGCAGCAGGTAGTGCAGCACTTCGATGTGGCGCTTGAAGTCCACTGCGTTGGTAAGGCCCGGGCCAGAGCTGCGGATGCGGTGCCTGGTGGGGGCCTGGCGCGCTGGCAGCAGCACGGGACCGAAGCATACGGCCAGGTTCTGCGCGGTCATGCGGTTGTGGGCATGGAAGGAAGAGACGAGGCGCAGATGGTCTAGGAGGAGCGTCAGCGTGGCCTGAGGAGAGTTGGGAGAGCATTAGAGGGCCAAATCCGGTTCCCTGTCGCACCTGAGGGAGACTAAAACGTCTTAGAATGGGGAAGCTGAGGTTCAAGGTCTCATAGTTGGGAGATGACTGAGCTAAGACCTAACAATTAGGTATTAATATGATCCCATTTTGCTGGAGGGGAGACGAAAGGCAACAGCTTTGGAATGGCAAAGCTTGGACGTGAACCCACTCCTGtgtgtgttaggtagggctgGTATTAATTCAGCTTTATAAATGAGGgtattgaagcacagagagggtCGGGACTTGTCCAGGATCCCAGAGCCAGGAACCTCCCTTGTGGTAGTTTGACCTTTGTTCAGTTTGAGTTTTTGACATATCCTGGCTGTGCAACCTTGCGTAACTCAGCtgctttgggcctcagtttccatatctatGAAGTGGGGATACTAATAGCACCCACTCTTTAGGTCTGATGATGCCACAAGCTAATGGCTATCACCAGCCCAGGCATGAGTGAAACGTTCTACTAATGTCAGCCCATTCCCTGTCCCACCCATTTCTAGCGGGCCCAGCTCACCCTCTCCACATCCGGTAGACAGCTGAGGAGCTCACGGGTGCCCTCTGCGCTGAGGGGAGCCCTGCTTGGGGGCCCTCGGGCCATGGCCTCCAGCACCACTTGATAGAGGGGCTGGGTGATGAGTGGGGTGGGCAACTCCCGAAGATAATCCTTAAGGATGCCTGTGGACACAGGACCCCCTCTGGTCAGGGCATCCCTGGCTTGTGAGGCTGGAGGGATCAACTGGGGCTGaggggg includes:
- the ILVBL gene encoding 2-hydroxyacyl-CoA lyase 2, which encodes MEIPAAAAPAGSFFTPLLLVCGTLVAAVLCAAHRLGLFYRLLHKVDKTSVRHGGESVAAVLRAHGVRFLFTLVGGHISPLLVACEKLGIRVVDTRHEVTAVFAADAVARLTGTVGVVAVTAGPGLTNTVTAVKNAQIAQSPVLLLGGAASTLLQKRGALQAIDQMSLFRPLCKFCASVRRVRDIMPTLRAAMAAAQSGTPGPVFVELPIDVLYPYFMVQKEMVPAKPPKDLMGRVVSWYLTNYLANLFAGAWEPQPEGPLPLDIPQASPQQVQRCVEVLSRAKRPLMVLGSQALLPPTPTDKLRAAVESLGVPCFLGGMARGLLGRGHPLHIRENRSTALKKADVILLAGIVCDFRLSYGRVLSRRSKIIIVNRNRKEMLINSDMFWKPQEAVQGDVGSFVVKLVEGLQGQTWASDWAEELHQADRQKEQSFREKAEMPVAQHLNPVRVLQLVEETLPDNSILVVDGGDFVGTAAHLVQPRGPLRWLDPGAFGTLGVGAGFALGAKLCRPDAEVWCLFGDGAFGYSLIEFDTFVRHKVPVMALIGNDAGWTQISREQVSCLGSNVACGLAYTDYHKAAMGLGAQGLLLSRENEDQVVKVLRDAQQRCQEGHPVVVNILIGRTDFRDGSIAM